The genomic interval TATAGGTACTCATCAATATGTCCTTTATGTTTATCGCTAAAGAGAGTGGTTTACACCTATACATTGGCAAGTTCTGTGCCATGTTTTTTGATCGAAAAAAGTTAAATAAGATGCTGTTTCACTTACTTTTTGCTGCATGGCAAACAGTCGATGTGCATTGCTGATCTTCCATCAACATTTCAAAAATTGGCACAAATAAAGGGAGCGTTGAATTTAACGATCTATTGATGGGTAAAACTAAATGACGTTGATCAATATCAATCATTGAAAAGTGCGAAATTTTAATTAGCTGCTAAACTAAAATTTGAGTGTTCAACGCTAATCTATTTTCATTACATTAATTATCAGCATGACAAACGCAGCCCAAGGTTATTTCCCAGCTTACACAGATGCCCTCTTTTCTTTCTTGCAGGATTGGAAACAGTTGCATCCAAATGCAGGTGTGTTTGCTTTTATTGCAGAAGCAGACATCGAAGTGGTATCGCAACTCCAAAAGTCGTGTAATCAGCTTGGTATCACGCTGGTGGGTGGTGTTTTTCCATCGGTAATTTCTAGTGATGGCATCCACAAGCGTGGGATATGCTTAATTAATGTGCCTGAAATGCCGCCTTATTTTCTGTTAAATCAGGCCGGTTTAGGTGTGGCGGGTGAACGCATAGCTGAGCAGGTATTAAACAAGCTAGAACAGCTTCAATCTACTGATGAAACTTGCACATTATTTTTGATTTTTGATGTGCTGATTCCAGACATAGCAAGCCGTTTGGATGATCTTTACCTGAAGATAGAAGATCGAGTGAACTATGCCGGGTTATGCGCTGGCAGTGAAACCTTCCAACCAATTGCTTCTGTTTTTAGTAATGATCTGCAACTAACCAAAGGTCTACTGGCGATTCTATGGCCAGAGACTCACAAGTTTATCGTGCAGCATGGGTTTTCCATGCCTAATCAGATGTTGATGGCGACGAGTACCCATGGTAACCGCATTACACAAATCAACTGGAAACCAGCATTTGAGGCTTACCAAGAACTCATCCATCAAAAGTATGATGTACTATTAAATAAAGATAACTTTTATCAGTATGCTGTGCATTACCCGTTAGGCTTGGTGCGAGCGGCAGATCAAATTGTCGTTCGGATTCCTATTCTTTTAGATGATGATGGCGCTTTAATTTGCAGTGGCGAAATTCCAGAAAATGCCATGCTAACGTTATTCCAAGCACCTCCCCCCAACCCAAACCATTTTGTAAATGAGCTTGCAGAGGAAATTTCTCATACCGCGACAACAACAGAATCCATGCATTTAGTGTTTTACTGTGCAGGTAGAAAAATGCACATGGGCGAAGGCGCGCAAACAGAAATTGATGGGTTGTACGAAAAAAGTGGAGATAAAGAAATGCTAGGGGCACTTACCCTAGGAGAAATTGGTACCAGTTCTGTTGGTGGTCAACCTGTGTTTCATAACATGGCATTAGTCGTATGCGAGTTAAGTCATGAATAAAGATTTTGCCCTTGTTATTTTATACGATTTAACGCTAACCATTGGCTCTGAAGTCACGTTAGATAAGCTGCTACCAAAAGTGATGCAGCGATTTTTATTCCATCTCTCCTACCCTGTTGGACTTATCTTAAAAAGAGATACCAGTAATAGCCAATATCACCAAATTATTGATAGCGTGGGTGATTACTCTTTTACTTCTTTAAAAACAGAGCATCAATCTGTCCTGATCACGGGCGTTGGACATGAGCCATGTTTATCAACAAATGCTCAGTTACTGAGCACTTTTAGCCAAAGAAGAAAGTACACACAGGCAGCTTGGTTCCCGATTGATGGTGAGTACAGTTATTTGTTTCTAACAGACTCTACCTTAGAAACTGATATTCCCCTAAACGAAGTTTTTTCTCCAGTGATTAGAAATTTGGCACGGGCTATTGGTCTGTGCCAACGAAGTGAACAACTCACACAAAACCTAACTCAAGATAGAGATGAAGCAAGGGCTGAGCTTGCTAAAACCTTGCAAAAGGTAGAACACGAGCGGGCATTTTTAACGAGTTTAAAAAACACAATTCCGGATCTCGTTTGGTTAAAAGATAAAGATGGTATTTATCTGTCTTGTAACCCAAAGTTTGAAGCACTATTTGGCCATAAAGAATCTGAAATCGTCGGAAAGACTGACTTCGACTTTGTTTCTAAAGAATTAGCAGAGTTTTTCCGAGCGCATGATAAACGGGCGATGTATGCCGGTAAGGCGATGCAGAATGAAGAATGGCTTCGTTTTGCCGCAGACGGTTACGAGGGACTTTTTCAGACAACTAAAATCCCAATGTACGATGACAAAGGTGCACTCTTAGGCGTACTTGGCATTGCACACGACATTACCGAACTGAAAGCTGCGCAAGATAGGCTCCAACTGTCTGCTAGTGTGTTCCGATCTGCGCGTGAAGGCATCATGATCACTTCTCCAGAAGGTAAAATTCTGGAAGTGAATGATATGTTTTGCTCGATTACTGGCTATGTACGTGAAGAAGCGGTTGGGCAAAACCCTCGTATTTTAAATTCTGGACGACATTCGCAAGCGTTTTATCAACACATTTGGGCCTCGATTAAAGACAGAGGGCATTGGTCTGGTGAAATTTGGAATCGCCGTAAAAATGGTGAGGAATATCCAGAAGTCTTAACGATTACAGCGGTAAAAGATGCCCAAGGCACCCTCACCCACTATGTCGCATTATTTGCAGATATTACAGAGATTAAGCGCCAGCAACGTGAACTTGAGCGAATGGCGCATTTCGACCCGTTAACGGGTTTGGCCAATCGCAGTTTGTTGGCCGATCGCTTATCGCAAGGCATGTACGGGGTAAAACGCAGAAGCCAGTCTCTGGCGGTTGCCTTTTTAGACTTTGATGGCTTTAAATTAATTAATGATCAATTCGGGCATCAAACAGGTGATCAACTTCTTTCTATCGTTGCAGGAAGAATGTCTTCTCTCATGCGTGAGGGAGATACATTAGCGAGATGGGGAGGCGATGAATTCATCGCTGTATTTATGGATTTGCACACCAATGGTGATGCAGAGCACTTACTTCAAAGACTGCTGAAAGAAGTTGAAAAGGTAGTCGAGATTAATAGTAAACAGCTCAAAATTAGCGCCAGCATTGGGGTGACCTATTATCCACAATCAGAAGATGTGGATGCGGATCAGCTGCTTCGTCAGGCAGATCAAGCCATGTACCAAGCAAAACTTGCGGGAAAAGGCCGTTTACATACCTACGACCCGCAAGCAGATAAGTTGGTACGTGGTCACAATGAAGCGATCGAAAATGTGTTGTCGGCAATTCATCAAGATCAATTTGAGCTCTTCTATCAGCCCAAAGTCAATATGCGGACAGGAGAGCTAATTGGCCTTGAGGCTCTTCTCCGCTGGCGCCATCCTGAAAGAGGACTACTACCACCTTCTGTCTTTATTTCGACAATCGAGAACCATCCAATTGCGATCGACGTTGGCCATTGGGTGTTAAATCGGGCGATTAAAGATATCCAATATTTAGAATCAGAAGGGATTCACACCAAAGTCAGTATTAATGTCAGTGCACTTGAATTACAACAGCCAGACTTTGTTGGGCATTTGTCCGAAACATTAAGCAACGCGCAAGGGGTAAAACCTGGGCAATTAGAGCTAGAACTATTGGAAAGTAGCGCCTTACAAGACATTAACCAAGTGTCAGATGTGCTGCGTGCTGTGCAATTATTAGGTGTCACCAGTGCCATAGATGATTTTGGTACAGGCTATTCATCACTTACCTATCTAAAACGGCTACCCGCCCAAACGCTAAAAATAGACCAAAGCTTTGTACGCGATATGGTGATGGACGCAGAAGATGTTGCCATCTTAGAAGGCATTATTGGCTTAGCAAAAGCTTTTGACCGTCAGTTGATTGCAGAAGGGGTAGAAACCATTGATCATGGCGTAATGTTGCTTCAACTGGGGTGTGAATTAGGCCAAGGTTACGGCATTGCAAGGCCGATGCCCTTAAACCAACTGCTAGGATGGTTGACTAATTGGACTCCGAACCCAAGATGGCAAGCCGTTCATGTGATCACAGAAGAAGATCGTCCACTATTCTTTGCGGGGATTGAGCATCGTGCTTGGGCTGCCGCATTAGAGGAGTATCTAAGAGGTATGCGTAAAGCGCCTCCTCCTTTGGGTGAGACACAATGCCAATTTGGGAAGTGGCTAAACAAATTTATAGCGGCAAGAACAAATACACAATCTCACTATGCACACTTAGTAGGTTTACATCACCGTATTCATCAACACGCTTCTTCTCTTGTCTCTTTAAACACCGACAACAAACCTGAAAAGGCACTTGCTGGCCTCCCCGCGCTTCATGAAATGAAAAGTGAGTTTCTTCTGCAGTTAGAAGCATTACTTAGATAACATCTACAATCTCACAATAAAATTGTATACATATTAATTGGTAGCAATTTTATTGTGAGGACTATACATACACATCAATCCAAATTTCTAGATTAGCCTGCTAATTATTAGGAAGTCATGACGAAATATCGTCATTCTTCTTCGTGCCCTCTATTTGCCCTCCTTGTATATTTTTCAAAACTTCGCAGCAAGCTAGAAGTTGTGCGGTGTCACAGCCTTTAGCCATTACATTTCTAATAAAGAATAGAGGAACAAAAATGACTTTACGCGTTGGTGTGATTGGTACAGGTGCAATTGGTAAAGAGCATATCCGCCGTTTGGATAAAAAACTGGCAGGTGCTTCTGTTGTTGCTGTGAACGATATCAACAAAGAAGATGCATTGAATTTTGTCAGTAGCGAAGGCATTAACGCTAAGTTTTTTGATAATCCACACGACTTAATCAAGTCTGCAGATGTAGATGCGGTGGTTGTTACCTCTTGGGGCCCTACGCACGAAGAGTTTGTCTTAGCGTCTATTGCTGCAGGTAAGCCAGTATTTTGTGAAAAACCATTGGCAACCACGGCAGAAGGTTGCTACCGCATTGTAGAGGCAGAAATTAAGTCTGGTAAAAAGTTGGTTCAAGTCGGTTTTATGCGCCGTTTTGATGCGGGCTATCGCCAACTAAAAGCCGCGATTGATAGTGGTAAGTTCGGTGCGCCACTCATCGTTAACGCCGCACACCGTAACCCTTCTGTGCCAGATTCTTATGTTGGTGATATGCCAATCACTGATACGTTTGTCCATGAAATTGATGTACTACGTTGGTTATTAAATGACGACTACGCAACCGTACAAGTCATTTCTGCAAAAAATTCTAAATATGCCAATGCAAATCTGAAAGACCCAATCTTAGTCTTGTTAGAAACCAAATCAGGCATTCGTATTAATGGTGAAATTTTTGTGAACTGCAAATACGGTTACGATATTCAGTGCCAAGTCGTCGCTGAAGAAGGCATCTTTAGCCTACCAGAGCCAAGCAGCTTACTCATCCGTCAAGAAGAAAAACTATCTACCGTTATCATGAATGATTGGAAGCTTCGTTTCATTGATTCTTACGATGTAGA from Leeia speluncae carries:
- a CDS encoding Gfo/Idh/MocA family protein, which encodes MTLRVGVIGTGAIGKEHIRRLDKKLAGASVVAVNDINKEDALNFVSSEGINAKFFDNPHDLIKSADVDAVVVTSWGPTHEEFVLASIAAGKPVFCEKPLATTAEGCYRIVEAEIKSGKKLVQVGFMRRFDAGYRQLKAAIDSGKFGAPLIVNAAHRNPSVPDSYVGDMPITDTFVHEIDVLRWLLNDDYATVQVISAKNSKYANANLKDPILVLLETKSGIRINGEIFVNCKYGYDIQCQVVAEEGIFSLPEPSSLLIRQEEKLSTVIMNDWKLRFIDSYDVELQQWINDTKAGTVTGPTAWDGYFTAVTADACIEAKNSGKIISIQTPPTPDFYL
- a CDS encoding FIST signal transduction protein → MTNAAQGYFPAYTDALFSFLQDWKQLHPNAGVFAFIAEADIEVVSQLQKSCNQLGITLVGGVFPSVISSDGIHKRGICLINVPEMPPYFLLNQAGLGVAGERIAEQVLNKLEQLQSTDETCTLFLIFDVLIPDIASRLDDLYLKIEDRVNYAGLCAGSETFQPIASVFSNDLQLTKGLLAILWPETHKFIVQHGFSMPNQMLMATSTHGNRITQINWKPAFEAYQELIHQKYDVLLNKDNFYQYAVHYPLGLVRAADQIVVRIPILLDDDGALICSGEIPENAMLTLFQAPPPNPNHFVNELAEEISHTATTTESMHLVFYCAGRKMHMGEGAQTEIDGLYEKSGDKEMLGALTLGEIGTSSVGGQPVFHNMALVVCELSHE
- a CDS encoding EAL domain-containing protein, yielding MNKDFALVILYDLTLTIGSEVTLDKLLPKVMQRFLFHLSYPVGLILKRDTSNSQYHQIIDSVGDYSFTSLKTEHQSVLITGVGHEPCLSTNAQLLSTFSQRRKYTQAAWFPIDGEYSYLFLTDSTLETDIPLNEVFSPVIRNLARAIGLCQRSEQLTQNLTQDRDEARAELAKTLQKVEHERAFLTSLKNTIPDLVWLKDKDGIYLSCNPKFEALFGHKESEIVGKTDFDFVSKELAEFFRAHDKRAMYAGKAMQNEEWLRFAADGYEGLFQTTKIPMYDDKGALLGVLGIAHDITELKAAQDRLQLSASVFRSAREGIMITSPEGKILEVNDMFCSITGYVREEAVGQNPRILNSGRHSQAFYQHIWASIKDRGHWSGEIWNRRKNGEEYPEVLTITAVKDAQGTLTHYVALFADITEIKRQQRELERMAHFDPLTGLANRSLLADRLSQGMYGVKRRSQSLAVAFLDFDGFKLINDQFGHQTGDQLLSIVAGRMSSLMREGDTLARWGGDEFIAVFMDLHTNGDAEHLLQRLLKEVEKVVEINSKQLKISASIGVTYYPQSEDVDADQLLRQADQAMYQAKLAGKGRLHTYDPQADKLVRGHNEAIENVLSAIHQDQFELFYQPKVNMRTGELIGLEALLRWRHPERGLLPPSVFISTIENHPIAIDVGHWVLNRAIKDIQYLESEGIHTKVSINVSALELQQPDFVGHLSETLSNAQGVKPGQLELELLESSALQDINQVSDVLRAVQLLGVTSAIDDFGTGYSSLTYLKRLPAQTLKIDQSFVRDMVMDAEDVAILEGIIGLAKAFDRQLIAEGVETIDHGVMLLQLGCELGQGYGIARPMPLNQLLGWLTNWTPNPRWQAVHVITEEDRPLFFAGIEHRAWAAALEEYLRGMRKAPPPLGETQCQFGKWLNKFIAARTNTQSHYAHLVGLHHRIHQHASSLVSLNTDNKPEKALAGLPALHEMKSEFLLQLEALLR